The sequence below is a genomic window from Qipengyuania flava.
CCACCAGCCGTATTCGACCCCGGCGTGGAACAGGCCGATTGCGCCCGAAACAAGGATCGCAAGCCCCGCAAGCGCGGTCCAGGCGCGCTGCGGCGGGGCCACGAAGGCCACCAGCGCAAGTCCGACAGCGGCGAAATGCGGCCAGCGCTGCCACCAGCACATCTCGCAAGGATAAAGGCCGAAGCCGTATTCGGAGATATAGGCGCCGCCCAGCAGCAAGGCTGGCACCGCAAGCGCAAGGGTGCGGGCGAGACGGGCGTTGGGCGTAAGGCTCATGGCCGCCGGATTTAGCTTAATTCCCGCGCGCGGCAATGCTCTTGGGTGAGGTGCGGCGAAGGGTTTCGAGCGCATAGTGCAGCTGGAAATCCTCGATGCCCTTTTCCTTCAGCTCTTCCGCGGTCTGCTGGAAGCGCGGATCGTCGCGCGAATCCTTCTCGACTTCCTCGTCCTCGATACCGAGTTCGTTGATGAGGTGGCCGCGCAGGTCCGATTCGCGCATCTGGAAGCGCGAGCGGCGGGCGAGGTCGGGGTCGGAAAGCTGCGGCACGGTGATATCCGGCTTGATGCCGCCTTCCTGCACCGAATGGCCCGAAGGCGTGTAGTAGCGCGCCGTGGTCAGCTTCAATGCCGCATCCCGGCCGAGCGGCAGGAGCGATTGCACGCTGCCCTTGCCGAAGCTGCGTTCGCCCATGACGACCGCGCGGCGGTGGTCCTGAAGCGCGCCGGCGACGATTTCCGAAGCCGAGGCCGAGCCGGCGTCGATCAGCACGACGATGGGCAGCCCTTCGGCAATGTCGCCGCGGAAGACGGTTTCGGCGTCGTAGGTGATGTTCTCGCCCCGCGCACGTCCGCGCTGCGAAA
It includes:
- a CDS encoding disulfide bond formation protein B, yielding MSLTPNARLARTLALAVPALLLGGAYISEYGFGLYPCEMCWWQRWPHFAAVGLALVAFVAPPQRAWTALAGLAILVSGAIGLFHAGVEYGWWPGITSCAVVAGTGTGNALDTIMNTPLVRCDAPAWTLFGISLAGYNFLVSTAGGLAVLGLLAKDRRA